The nucleotide window GCGGGCTTCTACTGGTTCACGACATATTGGGGGCGCGATACCTTCATCGTCCTGCCCGGCGCCCTGGCCGGCGGCATGGAGTTCGCGACGGCCCGGGAGATCCTCCGCTCCTTCGCCACCTACCAGGACCGCAATCCCGTCAGCCCCCGCTTCGGGCGCGTGCCCAACTTCGTCACCGTCGATCAGGTGCAGTATGCCAGCATCGACGGCACCTGGTGGTTCGTGCGCGCTCTGGACGATTACTGGCAGCGCTCGGGCGATCACGCCTTCGCCCGCGAGATGATGCCCGTGGTCTTCAGGGCGTGTGAAGGAGCCCTGCAGCACGCCGTCGACGCGCAGGGATTGCTCACCCACGGCCACGGCGAGACCTGGATGGACGGGGGCGGCGAGGCGAATCCCTACTCGCCCAGGGGTGACCGGTCGGTCGAGGCCCAGGCGCTGTTCCACAGGGGGCTGCACGTGGCGGCCAAGCTGGCCGCTCGCTTCGACGGACAGGCCGCCGGCCTGCAGGGGGAGAAGCTCGCGCAGCGCTATGATCTGGCCGCCCGCCGGCTCTGGCATGCCTTTCAACTGCATTTCGTGAGCGACGGGCGCATCGCCGACCACCTGGATCCCGACGGTACGCCCGACCGCCAGCACCGCCCCAACGGCCTGCTTGCCCTGCTGGTCTCGCCCGAGCTCTTCAATGACGACCAGTGGCGTCTGATCGTCGAGGAGAACCAGGCCCACACCGTCACGCCCTGGGGTGTGCGGTCGCTGGACGCGGCCGATCCGGCCTACCACCCGCGCCACCTGTTGCTCGACCGCTACTACTACGACGAGGCCTATCACAACGGCGACATCTGGCTCTGGCTTTCCGGACCGTACGTTTCCGCCCTGCCCGACCCCCGCGATGGTTTCGGTCAGACCCGCATGTTGCTGGATGAGATCATGGACGAGGGCGCCGTCGGGACCTTGCAGGAGATTCGCGACGGGGACCGTGCCGTCAGCAACGACGAGTTCGGCGGCGCCACCAGTCAGGCCTGGTCCCTGAGCGAATTGCTGCGCAACGTCGTCGACGACTACCTGGGCGTCGACGTGGATCTCAGCGGCGAGAAACCGCTGATCGAGATCTCACCGTCGCTACCCGCGGCCTGGCCGCTCCTGAGCGGAGAGGTGCGGGTGGGCGAACACACGCTGAGCGTGGATGTCGACCGCCGCGCCGACGGGGAATTGCGGGTGAGTCATCATTTCGACGAGGATGCGCCCGACGAGCTCCGCGAGGCCGTGCGGATCAAGGCGGCTACGAGGTGAGCGCCTGGCCGCTCTCGGCGTCGAAGAGATATATGTGAGCGGCCGGCAGGGAGAGGCCCACGTCCTGGTCCACCGCGGCCTGCACGTTGCCCTGGCTGCGGACCGTGAACGGTTCGCCGCCGATCGTGAAGTAGAGCAGCGTCTCGTTGCCGAGCGGCTCGATCACCTGCACGGGCGCGGTGAACGACGCGCCCCCGCCTCCCACGCCCAGATGCTCCGGGCGCACGCCCAGGGTCAGTTCGCGGTCAAGCCATGGATCGCGGGGCTCCCACCCCGGCGGCATGGGAAGGGCGGCGCCTCCCGGCGCCGCGAAGCGCAGGCCGTCCTCGCGCACCAGCCGCCCGGTGAGGAAGTTCATGGCCGGCGAGCCGATGAAACCCGCCACGAACCTGTTGGCGGGTTTCTCGTACAAGGCGAGCGGGGTGTCGACCTGCTGTACCCGGCCCTCGTTCATGACCACGATGCGCTCGCCCATGGTCATGGCTTCGGTCTGGTCGTGCGTGACGTAGATCATCGTCGCCCGCAGACGGTGGTGCAGGCGCGAGATCTCGGTGCGCATCTGCACGCGCATCTTGGCGTCGAGGTTGCTCAGGGGCTCGTCGAACAGGAAGACGTCGGGGTCGCGCACGATGGCCCTGCCGAGGGCCACCCGCTGCCGCTGGCCGCCGGACAGGGCCTTGGGCTTGCGGTCGAACAGCTGGTCGATGCCCAGGATCTCGGCCGCTTCCCGGACCCGCCGGTCGATTTCCTCGCGGGGCATCTTGCGCAGCTTCAAGCCAAAAGCCATGTTGTCGCGCACCGACATGTGGGGATAGAGGGCATAGCTCTGGAAGACCATCGCGATGTTGCGGTCGCGGGGCTCCACGTCGTTGACCACGCGGTCGCCGATGCTGATCGTGCCGGAGGTGATGGTCTCCAGTCCGGCGACCAGACGCAGGGTGGTGGATTTGCCGCAGCCGGATGGTCCGACGAGCACCACGAACTCGCCGTCGTCGATCTCGAGATTCACGTCGGCGGCCGCCACGATGTCGCCGGGGTAGATCTTGCCCGCTTCCTTGAGAACGACCTTGGCCATCTTCGTCTCCAGTGGGGAAGGGTTGGTGCCGTCGATGGGCGAAGATGCTAAGCCAACCGGGGACAGGAGGCCAGGAAAACCTCGCCCCCGGACGGCCCGGAGATTGCTTCCCGGAATCGGGGCCGGCTCCCGGCGGAGATCGGCGACGCGCTCTGTTGGCTTGTAACTCCAGCGAATTGAGAGAGTTGATGAGCGATGAGCAGGGGGGGGGACGGGTAATCGGGCACGAGCCGATGCTAACGGCGGGAGCGGGTTTCCCCGCTCCCGCCGTTGCACCCATT belongs to bacterium and includes:
- the ugpC gene encoding sn-glycerol-3-phosphate ABC transporter ATP-binding protein UgpC, giving the protein MAKVVLKEAGKIYPGDIVAAADVNLEIDDGEFVVLVGPSGCGKSTTLRLVAGLETITSGTISIGDRVVNDVEPRDRNIAMVFQSYALYPHMSVRDNMAFGLKLRKMPREEIDRRVREAAEILGIDQLFDRKPKALSGGQRQRVALGRAIVRDPDVFLFDEPLSNLDAKMRVQMRTEISRLHHRLRATMIYVTHDQTEAMTMGERIVVMNEGRVQQVDTPLALYEKPANRFVAGFIGSPAMNFLTGRLVREDGLRFAAPGGAALPMPPGWEPRDPWLDRELTLGVRPEHLGVGGGGASFTAPVQVIEPLGNETLLYFTIGGEPFTVRSQGNVQAAVDQDVGLSLPAAHIYLFDAESGQALTS